From Methylocystis sp. ATCC 49242, one genomic window encodes:
- a CDS encoding c-type cytochrome — MGASVFTAGASLAADQSRGQYLVEALAACDNCHTPRGPNGYDLSARFSGGSQTFTGKDYVVRGSNISPDKEMGVGEWSDEVLGAAIVAGVGRDGQLAPAMPSDSYRVLTDADRNAIIAFLRAQPPVKAHPIAPAQRQGKWSPHPAPGAEAAFDEAELSDKVKRGLYVASIARCMACHSMEVDDAPEYVNGLGAGGKIFRTPAGVSVASNITPHPEKGVGAWTDDEIKRAITQGVSRKGEALKPPMSTLAKAHFAKMSSEDLDALVAYLRTIPARE, encoded by the coding sequence ATGGGAGCCAGCGTCTTTACCGCAGGCGCTTCCCTGGCGGCGGATCAGTCGCGCGGGCAATATCTCGTAGAGGCCCTGGCGGCGTGCGACAATTGTCACACGCCGCGCGGCCCCAACGGCTATGACCTTTCCGCGCGCTTTTCCGGCGGCTCTCAGACTTTCACAGGCAAAGACTATGTCGTGCGCGGCTCCAATATTTCGCCCGACAAGGAGATGGGCGTCGGCGAGTGGAGTGACGAAGTGCTCGGCGCAGCCATCGTCGCCGGAGTCGGCCGCGACGGACAGCTCGCGCCCGCCATGCCTTCCGATTCCTATCGCGTGCTGACGGACGCCGATCGCAACGCGATTATCGCCTTCCTGCGAGCGCAGCCTCCCGTGAAGGCTCACCCTATCGCGCCGGCGCAGCGGCAAGGTAAGTGGTCTCCCCATCCGGCGCCCGGCGCGGAAGCGGCGTTCGACGAGGCGGAGCTTTCCGACAAGGTTAAGCGCGGCCTTTATGTTGCGTCGATCGCCCGCTGCATGGCCTGCCATAGCATGGAGGTCGACGATGCGCCGGAATATGTGAACGGGCTCGGCGCCGGCGGCAAGATCTTCCGAACCCCGGCGGGCGTCTCCGTCGCGTCGAATATTACGCCGCATCCGGAGAAGGGCGTCGGCGCGTGGACGGATGACGAGATCAAGCGTGCGATCACGCAAGGCGTCTCGCGCAAGGGCGAGGCGCTCAAACCGCCTATGTCTACGCTTGCCAAGGCGCACTTCGCCAAGATGTCGTCGGAAGATCTCGACGCGCTGGTCGCCTATCTGCGGACTATTCCCGCAAGGGAATAG
- a CDS encoding serine protease: MTDRVIRRLTGGILLSLLFTTFEGLDAQIVNVALYPEDGRRLMSEADTARFTGAGVLMCYSDYGTLERGAAAWLIGSHDLVVLNAHNFVDRKLVPTRPVTDCFFRIGGGDYYFDADSLRIGASVESKGLHITDDWALLRLLQPTPDNVQPQPIPDASDILTGAAMKVTMVSPAGHSNTRLPATVESCAIHRIDEPTEGHVRRARHDCNDGYGGSGSGLFSEDGRLIALHSASLDMNWTRPFDIETHYGSAILFEGDLANAIREAVGKPR; encoded by the coding sequence ATGACCGATCGCGTGATCCGCCGCCTCACCGGCGGCATTCTCCTGTCTCTCCTCTTCACGACTTTCGAAGGCCTCGACGCACAGATCGTCAATGTTGCGCTCTATCCGGAGGACGGACGCCGTCTCATGAGCGAAGCTGATACAGCGCGTTTCACCGGCGCGGGCGTTCTGATGTGCTATTCCGATTACGGCACGCTGGAGCGCGGGGCGGCCGCCTGGCTCATCGGCTCGCATGACCTCGTCGTTTTGAACGCGCATAATTTCGTCGATCGCAAGCTGGTCCCGACCCGTCCCGTCACGGACTGCTTCTTCCGTATCGGCGGCGGCGATTACTATTTCGACGCCGACAGCCTGCGCATCGGCGCCTCCGTCGAGTCGAAGGGGTTGCACATCACGGATGACTGGGCGCTGCTGCGCCTCCTTCAGCCGACGCCGGACAATGTCCAGCCGCAGCCGATCCCGGATGCGAGCGACATACTGACGGGAGCGGCCATGAAAGTGACGATGGTGTCGCCCGCGGGACATTCGAATACACGTCTTCCCGCGACGGTGGAATCCTGCGCGATTCACAGGATCGACGAGCCCACGGAAGGGCATGTCCGGCGCGCGCGCCATGACTGCAATGACGGCTATGGCGGATCTGGATCCGGACTCTTTTCAGAAGACGGACGGCTGATCGCGCTGCACAGCGCGTCGCTCGACATGAATTGGACGCGTCCCTTCGACATCGAAACGCATTACGGCTCCGCCATTCTCTTCGAGGGCGATCTTGCGAACGCCATTCGGGAGGCCGTTGGGAAGCCGCGATGA
- a CDS encoding methanol/ethanol family PQQ-dependent dehydrogenase — protein sequence MRKFMNSVSLLSVLIAAPLVAASVAQADDRLEALTKSENNWAMQGKNYSSNHYSTLTQINAENVKNLKVSWSFSTGLLSGHEGAPIVVDGKMYVHTSFPNNTFALNLDDPTRILWQHKPKQNAAARAVACCDIVNRGLAYWPSDGKTPSLVIKTLLDGNVVALNAETGQEYWKVENSDFKVGSTLTVAPHVYKDVVLIGSSGAELGVRGYMTAYDVRTGEQKWRAYATGPDSDVLIGDDFNKANPHYGQKGLGTSTWEGDAWKIGGGTNWGWFAYDPGTNLVYYGSGNPAPWNETMRPGDNKWTMTIWGRDLETGQAKFGYQKTPHDEWDYAGINFMMLSEQKDKEGKLRKLLTHPDRNGIVYTLDRTDGTLISADKIDDTVNVFKKIDLKSGLPVRDPEYGTRMDHLAKDVCPSAMGYHNQGLDSYDPNKELFFLGVNHICMDWEPFMLPYRAGQFFVGATLNMYPGPKGDRQKGEGLGQIKAYNAITGQFKWEKMERFAVWGGTAATAGNVVFYGTLDGFIKARNSDTGELLWKFKLPSGVIGHPIVYQHKGVEYVAIMYGVGGWPGVGLVFDLQDPTAGLGAVGAFKQLANYTQMGGGVMVFSLNGQGPYDDVNLGEYKAN from the coding sequence ATGAGGAAATTCATGAATTCCGTTTCCCTGCTGTCAGTCCTGATCGCGGCGCCTCTCGTGGCGGCGTCGGTCGCCCAGGCTGACGATCGGCTGGAGGCGCTCACCAAGAGCGAAAACAACTGGGCGATGCAGGGCAAGAACTACAGCTCGAACCATTACAGCACGCTCACCCAGATCAACGCCGAGAACGTGAAGAACCTGAAGGTTTCCTGGTCGTTCTCGACGGGTCTTCTGAGCGGCCACGAAGGCGCGCCGATCGTCGTCGACGGCAAGATGTATGTGCATACGTCTTTCCCGAACAACACGTTCGCCCTCAATCTCGACGATCCGACGCGCATCCTCTGGCAGCACAAGCCCAAGCAGAACGCCGCCGCGCGCGCGGTCGCCTGCTGCGACATCGTCAATCGCGGCCTCGCCTATTGGCCGAGCGACGGCAAGACGCCTTCGCTGGTCATCAAGACGCTGCTCGACGGCAACGTCGTCGCGCTCAACGCCGAGACGGGCCAGGAATACTGGAAGGTCGAAAATTCCGACTTCAAGGTCGGCTCGACCCTGACCGTCGCCCCGCATGTCTATAAGGATGTCGTGCTGATCGGCAGCTCGGGCGCCGAGCTCGGCGTGCGCGGCTACATGACCGCCTATGACGTGCGTACAGGCGAGCAAAAGTGGCGCGCCTATGCGACGGGTCCGGACTCCGACGTTCTTATCGGCGACGACTTCAACAAGGCGAATCCGCATTACGGCCAGAAGGGCCTCGGCACCTCCACCTGGGAAGGCGACGCCTGGAAGATCGGCGGCGGCACGAACTGGGGCTGGTTCGCCTATGATCCGGGCACCAACCTCGTCTATTACGGCTCTGGCAACCCGGCGCCGTGGAACGAGACGATGCGTCCGGGCGACAACAAGTGGACGATGACCATCTGGGGCCGCGACCTCGAAACCGGTCAGGCCAAGTTCGGCTACCAGAAGACCCCGCACGACGAGTGGGATTACGCCGGCATCAACTTCATGATGCTCTCCGAGCAGAAGGACAAGGAAGGCAAGCTGCGCAAGCTGCTGACCCATCCGGACCGCAATGGCATCGTCTACACGCTCGACCGCACCGACGGCACACTGATCTCCGCCGACAAGATCGACGACACGGTCAACGTCTTCAAGAAGATCGACCTGAAGAGCGGTCTGCCGGTTCGCGATCCGGAATATGGCACCCGCATGGACCATCTCGCCAAGGACGTTTGTCCGTCGGCGATGGGCTATCACAATCAGGGCCTCGACTCCTACGATCCGAACAAGGAGCTGTTCTTCCTCGGCGTGAACCACATCTGCATGGACTGGGAACCCTTCATGCTTCCCTACCGCGCGGGGCAGTTCTTCGTCGGCGCGACGCTGAACATGTATCCGGGTCCGAAGGGCGATCGCCAGAAGGGTGAGGGCCTCGGCCAGATCAAGGCCTACAACGCCATCACCGGCCAGTTCAAATGGGAGAAGATGGAGCGCTTTGCGGTTTGGGGCGGCACCGCCGCGACCGCCGGCAATGTTGTCTTCTACGGAACGCTCGACGGCTTCATCAAGGCCCGTAACAGCGACACCGGCGAGTTGCTCTGGAAGTTCAAGCTGCCCTCCGGCGTCATCGGCCATCCGATCGTCTATCAGCACAAGGGCGTCGAATATGTCGCCATCATGTATGGCGTCGGCGGCTGGCCGGGAGTTGGTCTTGTGTTCGATCTTCAGGATCCGACGGCCGGCCTCGGCGCGGTCGGCGCCTTCAAGCAGCTCGCCAACTACACCCAGATGGGTGGCGGCGTGATGGTGTTCTCGCTGAACGGCCAGGGCCCCTACGACGACGTGAACCTCGGCGAATACAAGGCAAACTGA
- the moxJ gene encoding methanol oxidation system protein MoxJ, producing the protein MSRLTRSSIWLETVAAAALLGAATATAASLGVSSDAANNAAPSSTQTPSQSTDSNSLRICAAKNQPPLSMEDGSGLENKIGVALADAMKRKAQFVWSERPAIYLVRDYLDKNLCDVIIGLDTGDPRVATSKPYYRTGYVFVSRADRNLDVKSWNDARLKKLGHIVVAFGSPGEALMKDMGVYEDNMAYLYSLVNFKSARNQYTQIDPSRMVGEVVNGAAEIAVGFAPDIARYVKASAVPLRMTLIEDDAAKSNGEKVSQRFDQSVAVRRDDKALLAAVDAALVAAKPKIEEILKAEGVPLLPVTQ; encoded by the coding sequence ATGTCGCGACTTACCCGCTCGTCTATCTGGCTCGAAACCGTCGCTGCTGCGGCGCTCCTCGGCGCCGCGACGGCGACCGCTGCTTCTCTTGGCGTCTCGAGCGACGCCGCCAACAATGCGGCGCCGTCCTCGACGCAGACGCCGTCGCAATCCACCGACTCGAACTCCCTGCGCATTTGCGCGGCAAAGAATCAGCCGCCGCTGTCGATGGAAGACGGCTCGGGCCTTGAGAACAAAATCGGCGTCGCGCTGGCGGACGCCATGAAACGCAAGGCGCAATTCGTGTGGTCCGAGCGGCCCGCGATCTATCTCGTCCGCGATTATCTCGACAAGAATCTCTGCGACGTGATCATTGGCCTCGATACGGGCGATCCGCGCGTCGCAACTTCGAAGCCTTATTATCGAACCGGCTATGTCTTCGTGAGTCGGGCCGATCGTAATCTCGACGTGAAGTCCTGGAACGACGCGCGGCTGAAAAAGCTGGGTCACATCGTGGTCGCCTTCGGCTCGCCCGGCGAGGCGCTGATGAAGGATATGGGCGTCTACGAAGACAATATGGCCTATCTTTACTCGCTGGTGAATTTCAAATCCGCGCGCAACCAATATACGCAGATCGATCCTTCCCGCATGGTGGGGGAGGTCGTGAATGGCGCAGCCGAAATCGCCGTTGGTTTCGCGCCTGACATCGCGCGATACGTGAAGGCCTCCGCCGTCCCCCTGCGGATGACCTTGATCGAGGACGACGCGGCCAAGAGCAATGGCGAGAAGGTTTCTCAGCGATTCGATCAGTCGGTCGCCGTTCGCCGCGACGACAAGGCCCTGCTGGCTGCGGTCGATGCAGCGCTCGTCGCTGCGAAGCCAAAAATCGAGGAAATCCTCAAGGCGGAGGGCGTGCCCCTTCTGCCAGTCACCCAGTAG
- the moxG gene encoding cytochrome c(L), periplasmic, whose product MNQKKKAASAIVAAVGAFVAVSALAQSAITFRNTITGEVLNFSDALPEGKDTPAVKEFMTTGKNPYNEDMSCLKQGEQIFLSACSGCHGHIAEGKIGPGLNDSYWTYPQNETDEGLFSTIYGGAQASMGPQYQNLQLDEMLKVMAWIRHLFKEEPEKATWLTEVQRKSFKPYPGHETLPDNPPGKCQAKK is encoded by the coding sequence TTGAACCAGAAGAAAAAGGCGGCCAGCGCTATCGTTGCCGCAGTTGGTGCTTTCGTGGCCGTCTCGGCGCTCGCGCAGTCAGCGATCACGTTCCGCAACACTATCACCGGCGAGGTTCTGAATTTCAGCGACGCGCTGCCTGAAGGCAAGGACACCCCGGCTGTCAAGGAGTTCATGACGACGGGCAAGAATCCCTACAACGAGGATATGAGCTGCCTCAAACAGGGAGAACAAATCTTCCTTTCCGCCTGTTCTGGCTGTCATGGCCATATCGCCGAAGGCAAGATCGGTCCGGGCCTCAACGACTCCTATTGGACCTACCCGCAGAACGAGACCGACGAAGGCCTGTTCTCGACGATCTATGGCGGCGCGCAGGCGTCGATGGGTCCGCAGTATCAAAATCTTCAGCTCGACGAGATGCTGAAGGTGATGGCCTGGATTCGCCACCTCTTCAAGGAAGAGCCGGAAAAGGCGACCTGGCTGACGGAAGTGCAACGCAAGTCGTTCAAGCCCTATCCGGGCCATGAGACTCTGCCGGACAATCCGCCCGGAAAGTGCCAGGCCAAGAAGTAA
- a CDS encoding methanol dehydrogenase [cytochrome c] subunit produces MRKMHFAAALAVGFMFTAGGAFAYDGTKCKAPGNCWEPKPGFPDKVEGSKYDPKHDPKELAKQGASVQAMEERNKKRVENFKKTGKWEYDVSKIAQ; encoded by the coding sequence ATGCGTAAAATGCATTTCGCCGCGGCGCTCGCTGTCGGCTTCATGTTCACCGCTGGCGGCGCTTTCGCCTATGACGGCACCAAGTGCAAGGCGCCCGGCAATTGCTGGGAGCCCAAGCCCGGATTCCCGGACAAGGTCGAAGGTTCGAAATACGATCCCAAGCACGATCCGAAGGAACTCGCCAAGCAGGGCGCTTCCGTCCAGGCGATGGAAGAGCGCAACAAGAAGCGGGTCGAGAACTTCAAGAAGACCGGCAAGTGGGAATATGACGTGAGCAAGATCGCTCAGTAA
- a CDS encoding MoxR family ATPase: MNEVSKSEPKLAEWRERAIAFEQEIQKAVVGQDRVIRLVTIGVFARGHVMIEGDVGVGKTTLLRAVSRALGGDFARVEGTVDMMPSDILYHTYLGDDGRPRVDPSELLRLADTLPVFFFNEINRARPQVHSLLLRLMAERSVTAFNRLYHFPYLQVFADRNMVEREETFELPAAARDRFFMEISMAAPADRETRRKLVFDPAFQDVDTLLKRVKPGTVDYREIGGVARTIQETVKASATLESYVLSLWQGLTQPASAGISLPDVDVSTLVKGGASPRGLATLARAARVRAWLDGRDYLTPDDVKDVFFEVMAHRIFVDPIHALRGDEPVRQLCHAVFDATPVP; encoded by the coding sequence TTGAACGAGGTCTCCAAATCCGAGCCTAAGCTCGCCGAATGGCGCGAACGCGCGATCGCCTTCGAGCAGGAAATCCAGAAAGCGGTTGTCGGTCAGGACCGCGTCATCCGCCTCGTTACGATCGGCGTCTTCGCGCGCGGCCATGTCATGATCGAAGGCGATGTCGGCGTCGGCAAGACGACTCTGCTGCGCGCCGTGTCTCGCGCCCTGGGCGGCGATTTCGCCCGTGTGGAGGGCACGGTCGACATGATGCCGAGCGACATTCTCTATCACACCTATCTCGGCGACGATGGTCGTCCCCGCGTTGACCCCTCCGAACTTCTGCGCCTCGCCGATACACTGCCGGTCTTCTTCTTCAACGAGATCAATCGCGCGCGCCCGCAGGTGCATTCGCTGCTCCTGCGTCTGATGGCTGAAAGAAGCGTCACGGCGTTCAACCGTCTGTATCACTTTCCCTATCTCCAGGTCTTCGCCGACCGCAATATGGTCGAGCGCGAAGAGACCTTCGAACTCCCCGCCGCCGCGCGCGACCGCTTCTTCATGGAAATCTCCATGGCCGCGCCAGCCGATCGTGAGACGAGGCGCAAACTTGTTTTCGACCCCGCCTTCCAGGATGTCGACACGCTGCTCAAGCGCGTCAAGCCGGGCACGGTGGATTACCGTGAGATTGGCGGTGTTGCTCGCACGATCCAGGAGACGGTGAAGGCGAGCGCGACTCTCGAAAGCTACGTGCTGAGTCTCTGGCAGGGCCTGACCCAACCTGCCTCAGCCGGGATATCCCTCCCTGATGTCGATGTCTCAACCCTTGTCAAAGGCGGGGCCAGTCCACGCGGTCTCGCGACGCTGGCGCGCGCGGCGCGAGTGCGCGCTTGGCTGGATGGTCGAGACTATTTAACGCCCGACGACGTCAAGGACGTCTTCTTCGAAGTCATGGCGCATCGCATTTTTGTCGACCCCATTCATGCGCTGCGGGGCGACGAGCCCGTCAGGCAGTTATGTCACGCCGTTTTTGACGCTACGCCGGTGCCATGA
- a CDS encoding DUF58 domain-containing protein has product MKTPADILYRPRGRFRANHVGAHMSSEVGGFGVFRDQAPFLRYPDARRIDLRATLRDPFGETHVRRFEQRSAIEVYAIVDLSASMGFVGAVDRFAVACDICASLAFSVTRIGDRFGLIAGGAGLRDDLFLPATRSRSGAMRAVERLANIRPASAQAESLASAAERLGAGRKLVLLISDFRWASPSIESVFNSLVLHDVLPVALVDSVEFDPPRWGLLELRDAETARRRLMVMRPALRDKWIEAETKRREELIRMVSGRARPPIFIEDRFDPLSLSSRLMAA; this is encoded by the coding sequence ATGAAGACGCCCGCCGACATCCTATATCGACCGCGCGGTCGTTTCCGGGCCAACCATGTTGGCGCCCACATGTCGAGCGAAGTCGGCGGCTTCGGCGTGTTTCGCGATCAGGCGCCCTTCCTGCGCTATCCAGACGCAAGGCGCATTGACCTGCGCGCCACATTGCGCGATCCCTTTGGCGAGACGCATGTCCGACGCTTCGAGCAAAGGAGCGCGATCGAGGTCTATGCGATCGTCGACCTGTCGGCGTCCATGGGTTTTGTCGGGGCTGTCGATCGCTTCGCTGTCGCCTGCGATATTTGTGCATCGCTCGCATTTTCGGTGACTCGGATCGGCGACCGCTTCGGCCTCATCGCGGGTGGCGCCGGATTGCGCGACGACCTCTTCCTCCCCGCGACGCGTTCGAGAAGCGGGGCGATGCGCGCCGTCGAGCGGTTGGCGAACATACGACCCGCCAGCGCCCAAGCCGAAAGCCTGGCTAGCGCAGCGGAGCGTCTCGGCGCCGGTCGAAAGCTCGTCCTTCTCATCTCCGATTTTCGCTGGGCGTCGCCGTCGATTGAGAGCGTCTTCAACTCGCTCGTCCTTCACGACGTTCTCCCTGTCGCGCTCGTCGACTCCGTCGAATTTGATCCGCCGCGCTGGGGTCTGCTTGAATTGCGTGACGCGGAGACCGCCCGCCGGCGCCTGATGGTGATGCGCCCGGCCCTGCGAGACAAATGGATCGAGGCGGAGACGAAGCGCCGCGAAGAATTGATCCGGATGGTGAGCGGGCGCGCGCGGCCACCGATCTTCATCGAAGATCGCTTCGACCCGCTGTCTCTCAGCTCGCGCCTGATGGCGGCGTGA